From one Treponema denticola genomic stretch:
- a CDS encoding leucyl aminopeptidase produces the protein MKFNIAKKGGVAAQLVFEEKIEGGYLNHLKEKELFSGKAEEVYYTLDSNLKAQLFIGLGKEEKIDLEVLRKTFFNAASELLKNKVEEVELNIPKLNNLCNYKMAEAIAEGMLHATYKYDKFKSDRKEQTEITVNYNPEKGKEDRAEKGINEAVKLMEAVFLTRDLVNQPANVIYPETLAQIAKEKLEAKGVKVTIHGKKEIENLKMEAFLNVARASTKEPKLIVMEYYNNPGSNEKIALVGKGLTYDSGGYAIKPATSMVDMFTDMGGSGTVIGAMHALADLKAKVNVVAVVASCENMISGDGYRNGDIIGSMSGKTIEIINTDAEGRLTLADAVYYATNNLGATKLIDLATLTGACVSALGEQVSGAVTNNDEFFSELVKANERAGEIVWRMPTIEYYKKMNESKVADIKNSGGKLGGMMTAGLFVGSFLAKEDIPWIHIDIAGTAYITEKFGYLKENATGTLVKSLYYMLSKEA, from the coding sequence ATGAAATTTAATATTGCAAAAAAAGGCGGTGTAGCTGCCCAGTTGGTTTTTGAGGAGAAAATTGAAGGCGGCTATCTTAATCATTTGAAGGAAAAAGAATTATTTTCCGGAAAAGCGGAAGAGGTTTATTATACTCTCGACTCCAATCTTAAAGCTCAGCTTTTTATCGGTCTGGGTAAAGAAGAAAAAATTGACTTGGAAGTTTTAAGAAAAACCTTTTTTAACGCAGCAAGTGAGCTTTTAAAGAATAAGGTAGAAGAAGTCGAGCTCAACATCCCTAAACTTAACAATCTATGTAATTATAAGATGGCTGAGGCTATTGCAGAAGGTATGCTCCATGCCACCTATAAATATGATAAGTTTAAAAGCGATCGTAAAGAACAAACCGAAATTACGGTTAATTATAATCCTGAAAAAGGCAAGGAAGACAGAGCCGAAAAAGGTATAAACGAAGCCGTCAAGCTCATGGAAGCGGTTTTCTTAACCAGAGACTTGGTAAACCAGCCGGCAAATGTAATCTATCCTGAAACTCTGGCCCAAATTGCCAAAGAAAAACTTGAAGCAAAGGGTGTCAAGGTTACAATCCACGGCAAAAAAGAAATTGAAAACCTCAAAATGGAAGCCTTCCTCAACGTAGCCAGAGCAAGCACCAAGGAACCTAAACTCATCGTTATGGAATACTACAATAATCCCGGTTCCAATGAAAAAATCGCTCTTGTCGGTAAGGGCTTAACCTATGACAGCGGCGGATACGCAATTAAACCGGCTACAAGCATGGTTGATATGTTCACGGATATGGGAGGTTCAGGTACGGTCATCGGAGCAATGCACGCACTGGCCGACCTCAAAGCAAAGGTAAACGTTGTCGCTGTTGTTGCTTCTTGCGAAAATATGATTTCGGGAGACGGCTACAGAAACGGCGATATTATCGGTTCAATGAGCGGTAAAACTATCGAAATTATTAACACCGATGCTGAAGGCCGCTTAACCTTAGCCGATGCCGTTTATTATGCTACAAATAATTTGGGAGCTACTAAGCTGATTGACCTTGCAACCCTTACCGGCGCTTGTGTGTCAGCTCTTGGAGAACAGGTCAGCGGTGCAGTTACAAACAATGATGAGTTCTTTTCAGAACTTGTTAAGGCAAATGAAAGAGCCGGCGAAATTGTTTGGAGAATGCCTACTATCGAATATTATAAAAAAATGAACGAATCGAAAGTTGCAGATATAAAAAATTCGGGCGGAAAGTTAGGCGGAATGATGACGGCCGGTCTATTCGTCGGTTCCTTTCTTGCAAAAGAAGATATCCCGTGGATTCACATTGATATAGCCGGAACTGCCTACATTACCGAAAAATTCGGCTACCTAAAAGAAAATGCCACAGGAACCCTTGTAAAAAGTCTTTACTATATGCTAAGCAAAGAAGCTTAA
- a CDS encoding SAP domain-containing protein, protein MTIKELENKYWYMSELKALAKSLEIPFDSRTRKDQLEDMIIQFLEIGTVNKKNSFRIKNRNIDILNNHSYVKNFRNKKETWEFINSEMDKRVPGLKPKSGAKYWLNRWIENKLSNGEKITYNDVVCEYIRLNKTEEKLPQIPSCKFNNFISDYLANEKNATRKDALEAWTMLKDMKVKKDYITWKKINIHK, encoded by the coding sequence ATGACAATAAAAGAACTTGAGAATAAATATTGGTATATGAGTGAACTCAAAGCACTAGCAAAGTCGCTTGAAATTCCTTTTGATTCAAGAACACGAAAGGATCAGCTTGAAGACATGATTATTCAATTTTTGGAAATCGGAACGGTAAATAAAAAGAATAGTTTTCGGATTAAAAACCGGAATATAGACATATTGAATAATCATAGTTATGTTAAAAATTTTAGAAACAAAAAAGAAACATGGGAATTCATCAATAGTGAAATGGATAAACGAGTTCCGGGATTAAAACCGAAATCAGGCGCAAAATATTGGCTTAATCGTTGGATTGAAAATAAGCTTTCTAATGGCGAAAAAATAACTTATAATGATGTCGTTTGCGAATATATTCGATTAAATAAAACTGAAGAAAAGCTTCCGCAAATTCCATCCTGTAAATTTAATAACTTTATAAGCGATTATCTGGCAAATGAAAAAAATGCAACAAGAAAAGACGCTTTAGAGGCATGGACTATGCTAAAAGATATGAAGGTAAAAAAAGATTATATAACATGGAAAAAAATAAACATCCATAAATAA
- a CDS encoding potassium channel family protein, with protein MKKFAIMGLGTFGVRMLDELIKIGAEVIIIEQNKDLIEMYKPKASSAIVLEEISELSVRKILPSKVDTVIVDFGRKVELSVISTTILKNLGIANIVVRAQSDEHGRLLKTVGATSVIYPDSEAAKRTTPILAADLLLKFMPISKNLALAEVGVEARYVGKSLAESNIRKDMSVNIIARRKKESEDFIFMDDPEYKFEDDDVLLVVASEEHIYNFSGGKISLKNNLKKDGEIKPSIFKNLFSSKKV; from the coding sequence ATGAAAAAATTTGCGATTATGGGCTTGGGTACCTTCGGAGTAAGGATGCTGGATGAGCTTATAAAAATCGGAGCTGAGGTTATAATCATCGAGCAAAATAAAGATCTTATCGAAATGTATAAACCAAAGGCTTCTTCTGCAATTGTCCTTGAAGAAATAAGCGAGCTTTCGGTACGCAAAATTCTTCCCTCCAAGGTGGATACGGTAATCGTAGACTTCGGCCGCAAGGTGGAGCTTTCAGTAATTAGTACGACAATCTTAAAAAATTTAGGCATTGCAAATATTGTTGTGCGTGCCCAATCCGACGAACACGGAAGACTTTTAAAAACTGTCGGAGCCACCAGTGTAATTTATCCTGACAGTGAAGCAGCTAAAAGAACAACCCCTATTTTAGCCGCCGACCTCCTTCTTAAATTTATGCCTATTTCAAAAAATCTTGCCCTTGCCGAAGTAGGAGTGGAAGCAAGATATGTCGGTAAAAGCCTTGCCGAATCCAATATCCGAAAAGATATGAGCGTAAACATCATAGCCCGCCGAAAAAAAGAAAGCGAAGACTTTATTTTTATGGATGACCCTGAGTATAAATTCGAAGATGATGATGTTCTTTTAGTTGTTGCCTCTGAAGAACACATCTATAACTTTTCCGGCGGAAAGATAAGCCTAAAAAATAATTTAAAAAAAGATGGAGAGATAAAACCGTCAATCTTTAAAAATCTTTTTTCTTCAAAAAAAGTATAA
- the gyrA gene encoding DNA topoisomerase (ATP-hydrolyzing) subunit A: MEEIETKEGGAVIPIPIENEVKRAYIDYSMSVIVSRALPDVRDGLKPVHRRILYSMEEKGLRSSGPTRKCAKIVGDVLGSYHPHGDASVYDALVRLGQDFSLRYPVIYPQGNFGTIGGDPPAAYRYTEAKMAKIAETMVEDIKKETVDFIPNFDDSTKEPTVLPAKFPFLLANGSSGIAVGMATNMPPHNLREIADAVSAYIDNPEIEIDELCKYMKGPDFPTGGVIYGRKGIKQAFKTGRGKILVRGKFTIEVDKKGKETIVFTEVPYQVNTTTLVSRIGELAREKIIDGIANVNDETSDRTGLRIVIELKRGAITKVVLNQLFAKTALQSSFGVINLALVNGRPETLNLKLLVKYFVEHRVDVVTRRTKFDLRKAEERAHILEALIVAIDNIDEVIKIIRSSRDPQTAKNNLMERFGFDDVQAQAIVDMQLKRLTSLEIEDLRKELQELQVLIAHLKDLLAHPEKILALIKEETNEIAEKFGDERKTDIVADEVEELNIEDLIKKEEMVILISHLGYIKRIPATAYKSQNRGGKGSNSANLAEDDFLDQIFTASTHDYIMFITNAGKAYWLKVHEIQEASRTSRGSHIKSLLSVSSDEEITAVVSLKEFDDKTYLLMATAGGVVKKVTTDNFANAKTRGIIAIKLDEGDKLVSAILTGGKDEIMLITRRGQALRTSEEDIRSQGRSSRGVTGIKLSSEDELTGALRVTENQKMLVMTENGYGKRVDFSEFSAHGRGTGGQRIYTLSEKTGEVVGLLTVFDDDEVVCITGQGKTIRINVDSVGTMGRSAQGVRILDIESPDMLIGLDVVARDEE, from the coding sequence GTGGAAGAGATAGAAACTAAGGAAGGCGGAGCCGTAATTCCGATTCCTATCGAAAATGAAGTAAAAAGAGCCTACATAGATTATTCAATGTCAGTTATCGTAAGCCGAGCCCTGCCCGATGTAAGGGACGGTCTAAAACCCGTTCACAGGCGAATCCTTTATTCAATGGAGGAAAAGGGCTTACGCAGTTCAGGCCCCACCCGAAAGTGTGCTAAGATTGTAGGTGATGTATTAGGAAGTTACCACCCTCACGGCGACGCTTCGGTCTATGATGCCCTCGTCCGCCTTGGACAGGACTTCTCTCTCCGCTATCCGGTTATTTATCCTCAAGGAAACTTCGGAACCATAGGAGGCGACCCGCCCGCAGCTTACCGATACACGGAAGCTAAGATGGCCAAAATAGCCGAAACCATGGTCGAGGACATAAAAAAAGAAACAGTCGATTTTATTCCGAACTTTGACGATTCTACAAAGGAGCCGACCGTTCTTCCGGCTAAATTCCCCTTCTTGCTTGCAAACGGTTCAAGCGGAATTGCCGTCGGTATGGCAACCAATATGCCGCCCCATAACTTACGCGAAATAGCCGATGCGGTTTCAGCCTACATAGACAATCCCGAAATCGAAATAGACGAGCTTTGTAAATATATGAAGGGCCCCGACTTCCCGACAGGCGGAGTTATCTACGGACGGAAGGGAATAAAACAAGCCTTTAAGACAGGCCGCGGAAAAATCTTGGTACGCGGTAAATTTACAATCGAGGTCGATAAAAAAGGAAAAGAAACTATAGTCTTTACCGAAGTACCCTATCAGGTAAATACGACCACCCTTGTATCCCGTATCGGAGAACTGGCCCGCGAAAAAATTATAGACGGAATCGCAAATGTAAACGATGAAACTTCGGATAGAACGGGATTGCGTATTGTTATAGAGCTAAAGAGGGGGGCTATTACAAAGGTTGTTTTAAACCAGCTCTTTGCAAAGACAGCTCTGCAATCTTCTTTCGGAGTTATAAACCTTGCTCTTGTAAACGGAAGACCTGAAACTCTCAACTTAAAACTTCTTGTAAAATACTTTGTTGAGCACAGAGTCGATGTAGTTACCCGCAGAACAAAATTCGATTTGCGTAAGGCGGAAGAAAGGGCTCATATCTTGGAAGCCCTCATCGTCGCCATCGACAACATAGATGAAGTTATCAAAATAATAAGGTCATCCCGAGATCCGCAAACGGCAAAAAACAACTTGATGGAAAGGTTCGGCTTTGATGATGTTCAAGCTCAGGCCATAGTCGATATGCAGCTAAAGCGTTTGACCAGCTTGGAAATTGAAGACCTCCGAAAAGAGTTACAGGAATTGCAGGTTCTAATCGCTCACTTAAAAGACCTCCTTGCCCATCCCGAAAAGATTTTAGCTCTAATAAAGGAAGAAACTAACGAGATAGCTGAAAAGTTCGGAGATGAACGCAAGACCGATATAGTAGCCGATGAGGTTGAAGAGCTCAATATCGAAGACCTTATCAAAAAAGAAGAGATGGTTATTTTAATTTCTCACCTCGGATATATTAAGCGTATTCCTGCCACAGCCTATAAGAGCCAAAACAGGGGAGGCAAAGGTTCCAATTCCGCAAACCTTGCCGAAGATGACTTTTTGGATCAGATTTTTACTGCCTCAACCCATGATTACATTATGTTTATCACAAATGCGGGAAAGGCCTACTGGTTAAAGGTGCATGAAATACAGGAAGCAAGCAGAACAAGCCGCGGCTCTCACATAAAATCCCTTCTTTCCGTTTCTTCTGATGAAGAAATTACGGCTGTTGTTTCCTTAAAAGAATTCGACGATAAGACCTATCTTTTGATGGCAACAGCAGGCGGTGTTGTAAAAAAAGTAACAACCGATAATTTTGCAAATGCAAAAACCCGCGGAATCATAGCGATAAAACTCGATGAGGGCGATAAACTGGTAAGTGCAATTCTTACAGGCGGCAAAGACGAAATTATGCTGATTACCCGCCGAGGTCAAGCCCTCCGCACAAGCGAAGAGGACATCCGCTCTCAAGGGCGTTCGTCGCGAGGTGTTACCGGAATAAAGCTTTCTTCCGAGGATGAGCTTACAGGAGCGCTTCGAGTAACGGAAAATCAAAAAATGCTTGTTATGACCGAAAACGGTTACGGCAAGCGCGTGGACTTTTCCGAATTTTCAGCTCACGGAAGAGGAACCGGCGGACAGCGCATCTATACCCTTTCGGAAAAAACGGGAGAAGTTGTAGGGCTTCTTACGGTTTTTGATGACGATGAGGTTGTCTGCATAACGGGTCAGGGAAAAACTATCCGCATCAATGTAGACTCTGTCGGCACTATGGGAAGGTCTGCACAGGGTGTAAGAATATTGGATATTGAAAGTCCCGATATGCTTATCGGGCTTGATGTTGTTGCCCGCGATGAAGAATAG
- the rlmJ gene encoding 23S rRNA (adenine(2030)-N(6))-methyltransferase RlmJ produces the protein MLSYRHGFHAGNQADVFKHSALFSFLKLYTQKQKPFTAFDLNAGSASYNLLSEWSLKTGEAEEGIIRFLDLYKKEKLPLPIPEDLKAYLDFCLKNYDKDSSYAGSPEIIRSFLQKESDLILCDLHSAEAEKLKEIYKRVENVHVHKRDCYEAVRALTPPLPIRGFALFDPSYEVDSDYTAIAEAVEKVSKKWPIGIFIIWYPILNHKIEECRNLKSRISKAMNNKILNIEVKHFSNKIDSENEYGLQGSGLLITNPPWGLEEKLKGICEYVEKVSVRLD, from the coding sequence TTGCTGAGTTATCGACACGGTTTTCATGCAGGAAATCAGGCCGATGTTTTTAAGCACTCGGCTCTCTTTTCTTTTTTAAAACTCTACACCCAAAAGCAAAAGCCGTTTACGGCCTTCGATTTAAATGCAGGAAGCGCTTCCTATAATCTTTTAAGCGAGTGGAGTTTAAAAACCGGCGAAGCGGAAGAGGGGATAATCCGTTTTTTAGATTTATATAAAAAAGAAAAACTGCCTCTTCCGATACCTGAAGACCTTAAGGCCTATCTGGATTTTTGCCTAAAAAATTATGATAAAGATTCCTCTTATGCCGGTTCTCCCGAAATTATCCGTTCATTTTTACAAAAAGAATCCGATTTGATTTTATGCGATTTACATTCTGCCGAAGCTGAAAAATTAAAAGAAATTTATAAGCGTGTAGAAAATGTTCATGTACATAAAAGGGATTGCTATGAGGCTGTCAGGGCTCTTACGCCGCCTCTCCCTATCCGGGGCTTTGCCTTATTTGATCCCAGCTACGAAGTCGACTCGGACTATACAGCGATTGCAGAAGCTGTCGAAAAGGTCTCTAAAAAATGGCCTATAGGCATCTTTATAATTTGGTATCCCATATTGAATCATAAAATTGAAGAGTGCCGAAATTTAAAAAGCCGAATCAGTAAGGCCATGAACAATAAAATATTAAACATTGAGGTTAAACATTTTTCAAACAAGATAGATTCTGAAAATGAATACGGCTTACAAGGCTCAGGCCTTTTAATCACAAATCCGCCATGGGGCTTGGAAGAAAAACTGAAAGGAATTTGTGAGTATGTTGAGAAAGTAAGTGTCAGGTTAGATTGA
- a CDS encoding ATP-binding protein encodes MVFRRKVYDKLLRWKNENSKSYSVLLEGARRVGKSTIAEEFAKNEYASHILIDFANISNAVKSCFDDIHNLDMFFLRLQAATGKNLIENDSVIIFDEIQLFPKVRQAIKYLVKDGRYHYIETGSLISIKKNVKDILIPSEEMKIAVHPMDFEEFQSAIQGNTYQLSKEVYKSGKSVGGQIHRKWMRDFRLYMAVGGMPQAVEAYLEGKNFTEIDKIKRGIINLYEDDFKKIDPSGRVSALYHSVPAQLSKNGKRYIQSQATGKRKSVKDEEILYDLIDSKTVLISYNTTDPRISLSLTKSPESYKLYLADTGLFISLMFMDRPEAVNDIYTKLLSDKLPANLGYLYENAAAQMIAAADHELYYHTWDKEKSTHYYEIDFLISQGAKVKAIEVKSSGMGRHESLKIFRKKYSKVLTSSILVSSKDRKTEDGIDFLPVYMLDFAVR; translated from the coding sequence ATGGTTTTTAGAAGAAAAGTTTATGATAAATTATTAAGATGGAAAAATGAAAATTCAAAATCCTACAGTGTTCTTTTGGAGGGAGCAAGGCGAGTTGGAAAATCAACCATAGCGGAAGAATTTGCTAAAAATGAGTATGCTTCCCATATTTTGATTGATTTTGCAAATATATCCAATGCCGTAAAATCCTGCTTTGATGATATTCATAACCTTGATATGTTCTTTTTGAGATTACAGGCAGCGACAGGAAAAAACTTGATAGAAAATGACAGCGTAATTATCTTTGATGAAATTCAACTTTTCCCAAAGGTACGGCAGGCAATAAAATACTTGGTCAAAGACGGCCGATACCACTACATTGAAACAGGATCCTTGATTTCAATTAAAAAAAATGTAAAGGATATTTTGATTCCGTCAGAAGAAATGAAAATTGCTGTTCACCCTATGGATTTTGAAGAATTCCAATCGGCAATTCAAGGGAATACCTATCAGTTAAGCAAAGAAGTATATAAAAGCGGGAAGAGTGTCGGCGGACAAATACACCGAAAATGGATGAGAGATTTTAGATTGTATATGGCCGTAGGAGGAATGCCGCAGGCAGTTGAAGCATATTTGGAGGGAAAAAATTTTACCGAAATCGATAAAATAAAAAGAGGTATTATAAATCTTTATGAAGACGACTTTAAAAAGATAGATCCTTCAGGCAGGGTTTCAGCCCTATATCATTCCGTACCTGCCCAACTTTCAAAAAACGGAAAAAGATATATCCAATCACAAGCTACCGGCAAACGAAAAAGCGTAAAAGATGAAGAAATACTCTATGATTTGATTGATTCAAAAACCGTCCTTATTTCTTATAATACTACAGACCCAAGAATCAGTCTTTCTTTGACCAAATCGCCTGAAAGCTATAAACTTTACTTGGCAGATACGGGGCTTTTTATAAGTCTTATGTTTATGGATAGGCCGGAGGCTGTTAATGACATTTACACAAAATTATTATCCGATAAACTACCGGCTAATCTTGGCTATCTATATGAAAATGCAGCAGCCCAAATGATAGCCGCCGCAGATCATGAGCTTTATTATCACACTTGGGATAAAGAAAAAAGCACCCACTATTATGAAATTGATTTTTTAATTTCTCAAGGTGCAAAAGTAAAGGCAATAGAAGTAAAATCTTCGGGTATGGGCAGACATGAATCTTTAAAGATATTCCGTAAAAAATATTCCAAGGTCCTAACCTCCTCAATCTTAGTTTCCTCTAAAGATAGAAAAACAGAAGACGGCATAGACTTTTTGCCGGTGTACATGCTGGATTTTGCGGTTAGGTAG
- a CDS encoding GGDEF domain-containing protein encodes MKKYNYETKGGNTAQDRLYEIFNDNTKIAKDEINSLQTYFRLIHIRIQLVIIIIAFCFEFSYYFIFQNQMPLSFNKYFLKYIMLPFVINFLLYIITKILNQKFYDSKKKNYLVMMSSLLQSFLYIVVHQLFVTIYAGLLLMIFLSTIYHDKKLTRLTSLISFMGAILAVFVIKYDGDHTITSKYISDFIVMVFIFIVAHVTAEFVINSNKAEHSKILKAIEEKEKYWYGMMIDDLSGLYSRTALRTYINKLQDYKGELFVVMIDLDNFKKINDTYGHQYGDNVIRILGQTFKPYLGDSFSAFRYGGDEFLTIIKSDKNHANMLIAETRESFRKTCLTQFKNSELSFSAGISRFSNDIPIAEIIKQADSALYKAKKAGKNTTVIYEE; translated from the coding sequence ATGAAAAAGTATAATTATGAAACCAAGGGCGGCAATACGGCTCAAGACCGCCTATATGAAATTTTTAATGATAATACGAAAATTGCAAAAGATGAAATAAATTCTTTACAGACATACTTTAGATTGATTCACATAAGGATTCAACTTGTAATTATTATTATTGCATTTTGCTTTGAGTTCTCTTACTATTTTATTTTTCAAAACCAAATGCCCTTATCTTTTAACAAATATTTTTTAAAATACATAATGTTACCCTTTGTTATTAACTTTCTATTATATATTATCACAAAAATACTTAATCAAAAATTTTACGACTCAAAAAAGAAAAATTATCTTGTAATGATGAGCTCCTTATTGCAATCTTTTCTTTATATTGTAGTCCATCAACTTTTTGTTACAATTTATGCAGGTTTATTATTAATGATTTTTTTGTCAACTATTTATCACGATAAAAAATTAACAAGACTTACATCATTAATATCTTTTATGGGAGCAATCTTAGCCGTCTTTGTTATAAAGTATGACGGAGATCATACTATAACAAGCAAGTATATTTCTGATTTTATAGTCATGGTCTTTATTTTCATAGTAGCTCATGTTACGGCAGAATTCGTTATTAACAGCAACAAAGCAGAACACTCTAAAATATTAAAGGCAATCGAGGAAAAGGAAAAATATTGGTACGGAATGATGATAGATGATCTTTCCGGTCTGTACTCCCGAACGGCATTAAGAACTTATATTAATAAATTACAAGATTATAAGGGTGAGCTATTTGTTGTAATGATAGATCTTGATAATTTCAAAAAAATCAACGATACCTATGGGCATCAATATGGTGATAATGTAATAAGAATCTTAGGACAAACTTTTAAGCCTTACTTAGGGGATTCATTTTCTGCATTCCGTTACGGCGGTGATGAATTTTTGACGATAATAAAATCTGATAAGAATCATGCCAATATGCTGATAGCAGAAACCAGAGAGTCTTTTAGAAAAACCTGCTTAACTCAATTTAAAAATTCCGAACTAAGTTTTAGTGCCGGTATAAGCAGATTTTCAAATGATATACCTATAGCTGAGATTATCAAACAAGCCGACTCAGCACTATATAAGGCAAAAAAAGCCGGAAAGAATACAACCGTTATTTACGAGGAGTAA
- the ftcD gene encoding glutamate formimidoyltransferase gives MMNKIIECVPNFSNGRDPEVLEKIIAPFRGKENVKLLDYESDKDHNRSVVTVIGEPEELKKTVVEAIGIAASLIDLRKHEGAHPRMGATDVVPFIPIKNSTMEECIELSKEVGKLIWEQHKIPVFLYEKSASAPARENLSNIRKGQFEGMAEKVKQPEWKPDFGGTEIHPSAGVTAVGCRMPLVAFNVNLATNDLSIADKIAKKVRFLGGGLRFVKAMGVDLTERGIVQVSMNMTDYTKTSLYQSYEMVKMEAKRYGVNIVGTEIVGLTPMAALMDVASYYLQIENFEFSQIIEARLLE, from the coding sequence ATGATGAATAAAATAATTGAATGTGTTCCCAACTTTAGTAATGGCCGCGATCCTGAAGTTTTGGAAAAGATTATAGCCCCCTTCCGCGGAAAAGAAAATGTAAAACTGCTTGATTATGAATCCGACAAAGATCATAACCGCTCTGTTGTAACCGTAATCGGTGAGCCTGAAGAGCTTAAAAAAACCGTAGTAGAAGCTATCGGAATAGCAGCCAGCCTCATCGACTTGCGCAAGCATGAGGGAGCCCACCCCAGAATGGGAGCTACCGATGTTGTGCCCTTTATCCCGATTAAAAATTCTACAATGGAAGAATGTATCGAATTATCCAAAGAGGTTGGAAAACTCATCTGGGAGCAGCACAAGATACCCGTATTTTTATACGAAAAATCGGCATCTGCCCCTGCACGTGAAAACCTTTCCAATATCCGAAAGGGACAGTTTGAAGGAATGGCTGAAAAGGTAAAGCAGCCCGAATGGAAGCCCGATTTCGGCGGAACGGAAATTCATCCTTCTGCAGGAGTTACAGCAGTCGGCTGCCGAATGCCCCTCGTTGCCTTTAACGTAAACTTGGCAACAAACGATCTTTCAATCGCAGATAAGATTGCAAAAAAGGTACGCTTTTTAGGAGGCGGTTTACGCTTTGTTAAAGCAATGGGTGTAGACCTTACGGAGCGCGGCATTGTTCAAGTTTCAATGAACATGACGGACTATACAAAGACTTCTCTCTATCAGTCCTACGAAATGGTAAAGATGGAAGCAAAACGCTATGGCGTAAATATCGTCGGTACCGAAATTGTCGGCCTCACCCCGATGGCAGCCTTAATGGACGTTGCTTCTTATTATCTCCAAATCGAAAACTTTGAATTCAGCCAGATAATCGAGGCAAGATTACTCGAATAG
- a CDS encoding MATE family efflux transporter, with translation MENLSCSKCVCDETDLQLKLKKISKNLWKLAYPTMISAGLQNFYDIVDMVWVGQISKTALSGVTLFSSIYMLFTILNEVAGASSVSMISQNYGRGDMEKTQRIAEQTISFKVVLAVISGSLLALFLKPILWFFLPDQEVLNSALEYGWLRIFFIPVMFSSYSVNTIFRCTGDAKTPLHIMIISTIINLVLDPVFMFDIIPGTSIPGLGMGVFGAALATVTARTISFLYGFLILLSGRRKVKISFKGLFRLDKKIDTDLLLIGLPSGINSLVRSFAQVTIMKFVTVYGADAVALAGVGGKLSQFAFMPIFGFNMGGATLVGQSLGRDNVKEARLTSKINAFMSASVVGLFAVIIMGTPQTFLRFFFPNDPSMLLQGSLMLRIFYPSFIILSMGLGLAVVFSGSGHTRPILYSTLGSRWFVQIPFLFLVVNILHLPLFAVWTSYIFSEAAEFMVILYHYRKGVWCNKRV, from the coding sequence ATGGAGAATCTATCTTGCTCAAAGTGTGTTTGTGATGAAACCGATCTTCAATTAAAACTTAAAAAAATATCAAAAAATTTATGGAAGCTGGCTTATCCTACGATGATTTCAGCAGGCTTGCAAAACTTTTATGATATTGTCGATATGGTTTGGGTAGGACAGATATCTAAGACGGCTCTTTCAGGTGTTACCCTCTTTTCTTCCATATATATGCTTTTTACTATTTTAAATGAAGTCGCAGGGGCCAGTTCCGTGTCGATGATTTCTCAAAACTACGGCCGAGGCGATATGGAAAAGACTCAGCGTATTGCCGAACAGACTATCAGCTTTAAGGTTGTCCTTGCAGTAATATCTGGCTCCCTTTTGGCTCTTTTTTTAAAACCGATTTTATGGTTTTTTCTTCCGGATCAAGAAGTTTTAAATTCCGCTTTAGAATACGGATGGCTTAGAATCTTTTTTATTCCTGTAATGTTTTCTTCGTATTCGGTAAATACGATTTTTAGATGTACCGGAGATGCAAAAACACCCTTGCACATTATGATAATATCCACCATCATAAACTTGGTTTTAGATCCTGTTTTTATGTTCGATATAATTCCCGGAACAAGCATCCCGGGCTTAGGTATGGGTGTTTTTGGTGCAGCCCTTGCAACGGTAACAGCCCGAACTATAAGTTTCTTATACGGATTTTTGATTCTCTTAAGCGGAAGGCGCAAGGTAAAAATAAGCTTTAAAGGTCTTTTTAGACTTGACAAAAAAATAGATACCGACCTTTTACTTATAGGACTTCCTTCAGGTATTAATTCCCTCGTCCGCAGTTTTGCTCAGGTAACGATTATGAAATTCGTAACAGTTTACGGTGCCGATGCAGTTGCTCTTGCAGGTGTCGGAGGTAAGCTTTCACAGTTTGCTTTTATGCCTATTTTTGGATTTAATATGGGAGGCGCAACTCTGGTAGGTCAAAGCCTCGGCCGAGATAATGTTAAGGAAGCAAGACTTACTTCTAAGATAAACGCTTTTATGTCAGCCTCTGTAGTAGGACTTTTTGCAGTTATAATTATGGGAACGCCTCAAACTTTTTTGCGGTTTTTCTTCCCAAATGATCCGTCGATGCTTTTGCAGGGAAGTTTAATGCTGCGTATATTTTATCCGTCCTTTATAATTTTATCTATGGGATTGGGGCTCGCTGTGGTCTTTTCGGGTTCGGGTCATACAAGGCCCATACTTTACTCTACCTTGGGCTCTCGATGGTTTGTACAAATCCCGTTTTTATTTTTGGTTGTAAATATTTTACACCTTCCCTTATTTGCCGTTTGGACTTCATATATTTTTTCGGAGGCAGCCGAATTTATGGTTATTCTATATCACTACCGCAAAGGGGTTTGGTGTAATAAGAGGGTTTAA